In Agrococcus jenensis, the genomic window GCGGAACAGCGCGAGCAGGATCTCGCCGAGCGCGACGTCGAGCGGGCCGAGCGACGTCGAGAGCATCTGCTGGTAGAGCTTCGCGAAGTTCATCTTGAAGAAGACGTTCATCGTGGAGTCGTAGACCGCGCCGTTCATGGCGCTCACGGCCATGAGCGCGGGCGCGATGTACGCCGCGTAGGGCACGTCGACGCCGTAGAAGTCGACGGTGCCGATGAGCGCGCCTAAGCCGATGCCCATCGACAGCAGGTAGAAGACGGGCTCGAAGAAGCCGGTGACGACGATGAGCCAGTTGTTGCGCGCGATCACCTGCAGCCCGCGGGCCACGACGGAGCGGGTGTTGCCGGCGTAGAGGCCGCGCAGCGGGCCGCGGATGGCGGGCGCTGGCGCCTCGAGCAGCTGCTCGGTCACTTGTCGAGCCTCTTTCGGAAGGTGCGGATGGAGAGCGCACACGTGACGGCCGCGAGCAGCACGAGGTAGCCGACGTGCACGAGCAGCATCACGGCGGGCAGCGGCGCGCCGTAGAGCGCGGCGCGGCCGAGCTCGGCCGCGTGCCAGAGCGGCGAGATCCAGCCGATCCACTGCAGGAACGCCGGCAGCGTCTCGAGCGGGAAGTAGGTGCCCGAGAAGAGCGTGAGCGGCACGACGACGAACCGCTCGATGAACGACAGCTGCCCGCGATCCTCCGTCTGCGTCGAGACCCACGACATCACGGCGAAGCCGACGGCCGTCGCCATCAGCAGGCCGATCGGCAGGAGCAGCAGCGCGCCGAGCGGGTCGCCGATGCCGAAGAGCATCATCACGAGCACGAAGGCGACGAGCGAGACGAGCACCCGCACGAGCACAGCCACCTGGAACCCCAGCACGATGTGGGCGGGACCGATGGGCGTGCCGTTCATGGCGAAGAACATCGGGAACCACTTGAAGCCGCCGAAGACGCCGTAGGTGTTCTCCTGCGACGACGTCTGCATCGCGCCGGCCATCGCGAGCGCGGGGGCGAGGAACACGAGGTAGGGCACGCCGTCGACGCCCTGCGACCCCTGGTTCGCGTCGACGAGCAGGCCGAGCCCCACGCCGAGGCCGATGAGGAAGAGGAACGGCGATCCGAGGCCGATGATCACCGCGGAGGCGACGTACGACCGCATGGCGCGGATGCGGTGCTCGGCGACGAACCACCACCCCCACGCGCGCGACGATCGCGCGACGGCGGCGTGGTCGACCCGCCCGGCCGCAGCCAGGCCGCCATCGACGACGGTGCCGCTCATTCGACCAGCGACCGTCCGGTGAGGCGCAGGAAGACGTCCTCGAGGCTCGAGCGGCGCACGAGGCTCGTGACCGGCTGCAGGCCGCGGGCGTGCACGGCCGCCATCGCGGCCTCGCCGTCGTCGTCGTAGACGAGCACGCGGTCGGGCAGCACCTCGATGCGCGAGCCGATGCCCTCGATGCGCTCCGCGGCCTCGGCGTTGCGGCTCGAGCCGAAGCGGACCTCGAGCACCTCGCGCGTGGAGTACTGCCGGATGAGCGACGACGGGCTGCCCTCCGCGACGATCGCGCCCTTGTCGACCACGACGAGCCGGTCGCACAGCTGCTCGGCCTCGTCCATGTAGTGCGTGGTGAGCACGAGCGTCGTGCCCTCCTCCTTCAGCCGGAAGAGACGGTCCCACAGCACATGCCTGGCCTGCGGGTCGAGCCCCGTCGTCGGCTCGTCGAGCAGCATCGCCTTCGGGCTGTTGATGAGGCCGCGCGCGATGGTCAGGCGGCGCTTCATGCCGCCGGAGAGCCCGTCGACGCGGGCCTTGCGCTTCTCGGTGAGCTGCGCGAACTCGAGCAGCTCCTCGGCCCGGCGCTTCACATAGGGCAACGGCAGCCCGAAGTAGCGGCCGTAGACGATGAGGTTGTCGACCACCCGCAGCTCCTCGTCGAGCTGGTCGGCCTGCGGCACGATGCCGAGCTGCGCGCGGATCTCGGGACCGTGGCTCTCGGGGTCGAAGCCGAGCACCTGCAGGTCGCCGGACGTCCTGGTCGACGTGGCCGCGATCATCCGCATCGTGGTCGACTTGCCGGCGCCGTTGGGGCCGAGGAACCCGAAGGCCTCGCCCGCCTCGATCGCGAAGTCGATGCCGTCGACAGCGGTGAAGTCGCCGTACTCCTTGCGCAGGCCCTTGGCCTCGATCACTGGTGCTGGCACGAGACCCAACGCTAGACCGTGCCGCCCACGCGCGGCATCCTGCGTCCTCGTCAACCCGGGTTGACATCCCTCTGCCGTGTCAACCATCATTGACACATGGACCGCATCACCGCATCGTCGGAGCAGCCGCTGGGCGTGCTCGAGCTGCTCTCCGAGTCCGCCGCCGCGCGGCGCGAGATCGAGCGCGCGGAGTCGGCGCTCGTCCGACGCGCAAGAATGGAGGGGTTCCCCTGGCAGGCCATCGCCGACGCGCTCGGCGTCACGCGCCAGGCGGTGCACAAGAAGCACGGCAAGCGGTAGACGGGACAGCGCGGCACATGAGCGAGCGACGAGGGATGTTCGGCCGGCGGCGGCGCGACGACGACGGGCCGCGCGCGTCGGTGCGCGAGCTGCTGCCCTACCTCTTCCCGAAGAAGGGGCTGCTCGTCGGCGCGATCGTGCTGTCGGTCGTCGGCGCCGGGTTCGCGCTCGCGCAGCCGGCGCTCGCGCAGGAGCTCATCGCGCGCGTCGAGCAGTCGCGGCCGCTCGAGTGGCTGCCCGCGGTGCTGCTCGTCATCGTCGTCGTGGGCGCGCTGCTCGACGGCTTCCAGCACTTCCTGCTGCAGGTGCTCGGCGAGCACGTGGTGCTGCGCACGCGGCGCACACTCGTCGAGCGGATGCTGCGACTGCCGATCGCGGAGTTCGACGCGCGGCGCATCGGCGACCTCGTGAGCCGCGTCGGCAGCGACACGACGCTGCTGCGCGCCGTGCTCACGCAGGGACTCGTGGAGTCGATCGGCGGGCTGCTGACGCTCATCGGCGCGGTCATCGCGATGCTCGTCATCGACCCGCTGCTCCTCGGCCTCACAGTGCTCGTGCTGGCCGTCGCGATCGCGGCGATGCTCGCCGTCATGCCCCTGCTCACCCGCGCGTCGGGCAAGGCACAGGAGCAGGTGGGGCACCTCACGAGCGCGCTCGAGCGCGCGATCAGCGCCGTGCGCACCGTGCGCGCCGCCGGCGCCACCGACCGCGAGGCCGCCGCGATCGGCGAGCGCGCGAGCGGCGCCTTCGACGCAGGCGTGCGGGTCGCGCGCATCTCAGCGCTCGTCGTGCCGATCTTCGGCGTCGCGATGCAGCTCGCGTTCCTCGTCGTGCTCGGCGTCGGCGGCCTGCGCGTGGCCACGGGCGAGATCGGCATCGCCCAGCTCGTCGGCTTCCTGCTGTTCCTCTTCCTCATGATCATGCCGCTCGGCCAGCTGGCCGGGGCGATCTCGGCCGTGAGCGTCGCGCTCGGCGCGCTCGGCCGCATCCAGGAGATCGTGCGGCTGCCGAGCGAGACGGATGCCGACGCCTCGGCGCCGCTCGTGCCGCGCGCGGATGCGCCAATGGTCGCCCTCGAGGACGTCACGTTCGCCTACCCCGCCGCCGACGAGCCGCGCGTCGTGCTCGAGGGCGTCTCGTTCTCGGTGCCCGCCGGCACGCGCACCGCGCTCGTCGGCCCATCCGGCGCCGGCAAGTCGACGACCTTCGCGCTCATCGAGCGCTTCTACGACGCGACCGCCGGCAGCGTGCGGATCGGCGGCGCGGACGTGCGCGACGTCGACCGCGACTCGCTGCGCGCGCGCATCGGCTACGTCGAGCAGGACGCCCCCGTGCTCGCCGGATCGCTGCGCGACAACCTGCGGCTCGGCGCCCCGGACGCGACCGACGCGGAGCTGCTCGACGCGCTCGAGGCGGTCAACCTGGGCGACCTCGTGCGGCGCGCGAGCGCCGGGCTCGACGCCGAGGTCGGCGAGGGCGGCGTGCTGCTCTCCGGCGGCGAGCGGCAGCGGCTCGCGATCGCCCGCGCGCTGCTCGCGGCCACGCCGATCCTGCTGCTCGACGAGTCGACCGCCAACCTCGACGCCCGCAACGAGGCGTCGCTCAAGGCGGCGCTCGACGTGGCGAGCGAGGGCCGCACGACGCTCGTCATCGCGCATCGACTCGCGACGGTCGTCGACGCCGACCAGATCGTCGTGCTCGACGGCGGTCGCGTGCTCGCGCGCGGCACGCACGACGAGCTGCTCGACGCGTCGCCGCTGTACCGCGAGCTCGCGGCGCACCAGCTGCTGGCGCCCGCAGCCTGACGCGGTTCGGCGCACGTGGCGCCGGTTCGACGCGAACGAGCGCCGACCGCCGGCATGCGTGCGGTCGGCGCTCGGATCGGCTACGAGGTGAAGCGGACCGAGGTCGCCGCGGCCTCATTGACGCTGAGCGTGAAGACGTCGGGGCGGGCGTAGTGCCCGACCGCGTCGAAGTCCAGGTGCGACCGCGTCTTGGCACTCGGGTCGAGCTCGGCGTAGAGGATCGCCTCCTCATCGAACACCGGCCCGGCGAGCACGGCACCGGAAGGGTCGATGATGACGCTGCCGCCGCGCATCAGGATGTCGCCGCCCGGCAGCTCGTGCTCGACGGGGTGATCGTCGGGGAAGGCGTCGCGGGTGACCACCTGGCAGCTGGAGAGCACGAACGTGCGCCCCTCGATCGCGATGTGCTGCATCGTCGACTGCCAGCTCGGCCGGTCGTCGGCAGTGGGCGCGCAGTAGATCTGCACCCCCTTCGCGTACATCGCCTGCCGCAGCAGCGGCATGTAGTTCTCCCAGCAGATGACGGTGCC contains:
- a CDS encoding ABC transporter permease gives rise to the protein MTEQLLEAPAPAIRGPLRGLYAGNTRSVVARGLQVIARNNWLIVVTGFFEPVFYLLSMGIGLGALIGTVDFYGVDVPYAAYIAPALMAVSAMNGAVYDSTMNVFFKMNFAKLYQQMLSTSLGPLDVALGEILLALFRGLLYACGFMLVTTLMGLNLSWTAVLAIPAALIIAFGFASFGMAVTSYMKTFQHLDYVYFVMMPMFLLSATFFPIEVYPQGVQWIIQAMPLWHGVDMVRQLTTGLIQPSILLHLLYFAVMIVFGLWFTTARLKALFLR
- a CDS encoding ABC transporter permease, encoding MSGTVVDGGLAAAGRVDHAAVARSSRAWGWWFVAEHRIRAMRSYVASAVIIGLGSPFLFLIGLGVGLGLLVDANQGSQGVDGVPYLVFLAPALAMAGAMQTSSQENTYGVFGGFKWFPMFFAMNGTPIGPAHIVLGFQVAVLVRVLVSLVAFVLVMMLFGIGDPLGALLLLPIGLLMATAVGFAVMSWVSTQTEDRGQLSFIERFVVVPLTLFSGTYFPLETLPAFLQWIGWISPLWHAAELGRAALYGAPLPAVMLLVHVGYLVLLAAVTCALSIRTFRKRLDK
- a CDS encoding ABC transporter ATP-binding protein, which encodes MPAPVIEAKGLRKEYGDFTAVDGIDFAIEAGEAFGFLGPNGAGKSTTMRMIAATSTRTSGDLQVLGFDPESHGPEIRAQLGIVPQADQLDEELRVVDNLIVYGRYFGLPLPYVKRRAEELLEFAQLTEKRKARVDGLSGGMKRRLTIARGLINSPKAMLLDEPTTGLDPQARHVLWDRLFRLKEEGTTLVLTTHYMDEAEQLCDRLVVVDKGAIVAEGSPSSLIRQYSTREVLEVRFGSSRNAEAAERIEGIGSRIEVLPDRVLVYDDDGEAAMAAVHARGLQPVTSLVRRSSLEDVFLRLTGRSLVE
- a CDS encoding helix-turn-helix domain-containing protein, with protein sequence MDRITASSEQPLGVLELLSESAAARREIERAESALVRRARMEGFPWQAIADALGVTRQAVHKKHGKR
- a CDS encoding ABC transporter ATP-binding protein, whose amino-acid sequence is MSERRGMFGRRRRDDDGPRASVRELLPYLFPKKGLLVGAIVLSVVGAGFALAQPALAQELIARVEQSRPLEWLPAVLLVIVVVGALLDGFQHFLLQVLGEHVVLRTRRTLVERMLRLPIAEFDARRIGDLVSRVGSDTTLLRAVLTQGLVESIGGLLTLIGAVIAMLVIDPLLLGLTVLVLAVAIAAMLAVMPLLTRASGKAQEQVGHLTSALERAISAVRTVRAAGATDREAAAIGERASGAFDAGVRVARISALVVPIFGVAMQLAFLVVLGVGGLRVATGEIGIAQLVGFLLFLFLMIMPLGQLAGAISAVSVALGALGRIQEIVRLPSETDADASAPLVPRADAPMVALEDVTFAYPAADEPRVVLEGVSFSVPAGTRTALVGPSGAGKSTTFALIERFYDATAGSVRIGGADVRDVDRDSLRARIGYVEQDAPVLAGSLRDNLRLGAPDATDAELLDALEAVNLGDLVRRASAGLDAEVGEGGVLLSGGERQRLAIARALLAATPILLLDESTANLDARNEASLKAALDVASEGRTTLVIAHRLATVVDADQIVVLDGGRVLARGTHDELLDASPLYRELAAHQLLAPAA